One Setaria italica strain Yugu1 chromosome I, Setaria_italica_v2.0, whole genome shotgun sequence DNA window includes the following coding sequences:
- the LOC101786875 gene encoding single-stranded DNA-binding protein WHY2, mitochondrial, which translates to MLRLSRFLPSASRRGFDPKEALWSGSLTFQQAVSTSAANLDENSSGKKFASYTVFKGKAALSIHPILPSFCKMESGASRINRNGSVMLTFFPAVGQRKYDYTKKQLFSLSPTEVGSLISLGPAESCEFFHDPSMKSSHEGQVKKSLSITPLGSDSGYFVNITVLNNMQKTTDRLSVPITKAEFAVMRTALSFALPHIMGWDQVLTRHPAPQASSKPRVERPHPDSEWER; encoded by the exons ATGCTGCGGCTCTCCCGCTtcctcccctccgcctccaG GAGAGGTTTTGATCCTAAAGAAGCTCTTTGGAGTGGTTCATTGACATTCCAACAAGCTGTCTCAACTTCAGCAGCAAATCTTGATG AGAACTCATCTGGTAAAAAATTTGCAAGCTATACTGTGTTTAAGGGAAAGGCTGCACTTTCTATTCATCCTATACTACCAAGTTTCTGCAAAATGGAA TCTGGAGCATCTCGGATAAACAGAAATGGATCAGTAATGTTGACCTTCTTTCCTGCTGTTGGACAAAGGAAGTATGACTATACAAAGAAACAG CTTTTTTCTCTGTCACCTACTGAAGTTGGAAGCTTGATAAGTCTTGGGCCTGCTGAATCCTGTGAGTTtttccatgatccatccatgaaatcaag TCATGAAGGACAGGTGAAAAAATCGCTGTCGATTACTCCCCTTGGCAGTGACAGTGGGTACTTTGTTAATATAA CTGTTCTGAACAACATGCAGAAGACTACTGATCGCCTTTCAGTCCCTATCACAAAAGCTGAGTTTGCAGTGATGCGCACAGCACTAAGT TTTGCGTTGCCACACATCATGGGCTGGGATCAGGTTTTGACGCGCCATCCAGCTCCTCAAGCTAGCAGCAAGCCTAGGGTGGAGCGTCCACACCCGGATTCTGAATGGGAAAGGTGA
- the LOC101786481 gene encoding probable arabinose 5-phosphate isomerase, whose protein sequence is MGSLPVLASPECAPRGRATVSASDLAPLFSAQRRHLDHFFDRLDMSQAAAFAQALLDAPGAVFFTGVGKSGIVARKIAQTLASLGFARAGFLAPVDALHGDIGALFPGDVLVLLSKSGASDELLALAPCARAKGSYLISLTSAASGGDCPLAAACDLNVHLPLQGEICPFGLAPVTSTAIQMVFGDTVVAAIMEARRLSRDQYASNHPAGKIGKTLIFKVKDVMKKQNELPLCKEGDMIMDQLTELTSKGCGCLLVVDEEHHLIGTFTDGDLRRTLKASGPDIFNLTVGEMCNRNPRTITAEAMAVEAMEKMESPPSPVQFLPVVDDNNVVCGIITLHGLVSAGL, encoded by the exons ATGGGCTCACTCCCGGTGCTCGCCTCCCCGGAATGCGCCCCGCGGGGGCGCGCCACGGTGTCGGCGTCGGACCTGGCGCCGCTCTTCTCCGCGCAGCGCCGGCACCTGGACCACTTCTTCGACCGCCTCGACATGTCGCAGGCGGCCGCGTTCGCGCAGGCGCTGCTCGACGCGCCCGGGGCCGTCTTCTTCACGGGCGTCGGCAAGTCCGGCATCGTGGCGCGGAAGATCGCGCAGACGCTGGCGTCGCTGGGCTTCGCGCGGGCGGGCTTCCTCGCCCCCGTCGACGCGCTCCACGGCGACATCGGCGCGCTCTTCCCAGGGGACGTGCTCGTGCTGCTCTCCAAGTCGGGAGCCTCCGACGAGCTGCTCGCGCTCGCGCCCTGCGCGCGCGCCAAGGGCTCCTACCTCATCTCGCTCACCTCGGCGGCGTCGGGAGGCGActgcccgctcgccgccgcctgcgacCTCAACGTGCACCTGCCGCTGCAGGGGGAGATATGCCCCTTCGGCCTCGCGCCCGTCACCTCCACCGCCATCCAGATGGTGTTCGGGGacaccgtcgtcgccgccatcATGGAGGCGCGCCGCCTCTCCAGGGACCAGTACGCCTCCAACCACCCCGCCGGCAAGATCGGCAAGACCCTCATCTTCAAG GTTAAGGATGTTATGAAGAAACAGAATGAACTTCCTCTGTGCAAGGAGGGAGATATGATAATGGACCAACTCACGGAGCTCACCAGTAAAGGTTGTGGGTGTCTGCTTGTGGTTGATGAAGAGCATCATTTGATTGGCACCTTCACTGATGGTGATCTTCGGCGAACACTCAAGGCAAGCGGGCCAGACATTTTTAATCTCACAGTTGGTGAGATGTGCAACAG GAATCCAAGGACAATCACTGCAGAGGCAATGGCAGTCGAAGCCATGGAGAAGATGGAATCACCTCCTTCACCTGTGCAGTTCTTGCCTGTTGTCGACGACAACAATGTCGTTTGTGGGATCATTACACTGCATGGATTGGTCTCTGCCGGATTGTAG